From a single Coriobacteriaceae bacterium genomic region:
- a CDS encoding ABC transporter ATP-binding protein, producing the protein MAEPMLSVYNINVWYGAIHAIKDISFNVNEGEIVALIGANGAGKSTTLKTVSGLLRSKTGSIKFMGEDITHTPADKLVGKGLAQVPEGRRAFLQMTVEENLEMGAYTQPKSTVAPGLERVYEQFPRLKERRRQVAGTLSGGEQQMLVMGRALMSNPKLLMLDEPSMGLAPILIEQIFQIVEDLHKAGTTVLLVEQNAQMALSIATRGYVLETGKITMTGTGQELLHDDNVRKAYLGG; encoded by the coding sequence ATGGCAGAGCCGATGCTTTCCGTCTACAACATCAACGTCTGGTACGGCGCTATCCACGCCATCAAGGACATCTCCTTTAACGTCAACGAGGGCGAGATCGTGGCTCTGATCGGTGCCAACGGCGCCGGCAAGTCCACGACGCTTAAGACCGTCTCGGGCCTGCTGCGTTCCAAGACCGGCTCCATCAAGTTTATGGGCGAGGACATTACCCATACGCCTGCCGACAAGCTGGTGGGCAAGGGCCTGGCCCAGGTGCCCGAGGGCCGTCGCGCGTTTTTGCAGATGACGGTCGAGGAGAACCTGGAAATGGGTGCCTATACGCAGCCCAAATCAACGGTGGCTCCGGGTCTCGAGCGCGTCTACGAACAGTTCCCGCGCCTGAAGGAGCGTCGTCGCCAGGTCGCCGGCACCCTTTCGGGCGGCGAGCAGCAGATGCTCGTTATGGGCCGCGCCCTTATGAGTAACCCTAAGCTGCTCATGCTCGATGAGCCCTCTATGGGCTTGGCACCGATTCTGATTGAGCAGATCTTCCAAATTGTCGAGGATCTGCATAAGGCCGGAACCACGGTGCTCCTGGTCGAGCAAAACGCACAGATGGCTCTTTCCATCGCCACACGCGGCTACGTGCTCGAGACCGGCAAGATCACCATGACCGGCACCGGCCAAGAGCTCCTGCACGACGATAACGTGCGCAAAGCATATCTTGGTGGCTAA
- a CDS encoding ABC transporter ATP-binding protein → MPSKFEFNKGKMVPYPSGAIVPDRDLGQRPALECIHLGIEFGGLKAVDDFSLTIGKTEIAGLIGPNGAGKTTVFNLLTKVYQPTHGTILLDGEDTSGKSVYQVNRMGIARTFQNIRLFNTMTVEDNVKVGLHNQERYSGFEGVLRLPTYWKHEKAAHERAMELLSIFDMEHLANEQAGSLPYGAQRRLEIVRALATNPKLLLLDEPAAGMNPSETAELMENIVKIRDTFGIAIMLIEHDMSLVMNICEGICVLNFGKVIAKGTAEEIQNNDAVIEAYLGKQDKGEN, encoded by the coding sequence ATGCCCAGTAAGTTTGAGTTCAACAAGGGCAAGATGGTCCCGTATCCTTCTGGCGCCATCGTTCCCGACCGCGACCTGGGTCAGCGCCCGGCGCTCGAGTGCATCCACCTGGGCATTGAGTTCGGTGGTCTTAAGGCAGTCGACGACTTTAGCCTGACTATCGGCAAAACCGAGATCGCCGGTCTCATCGGCCCCAACGGCGCTGGCAAGACCACGGTCTTCAACCTGCTCACCAAGGTGTACCAGCCTACGCACGGCACCATCCTGCTCGACGGTGAGGACACTTCGGGCAAGTCGGTCTACCAGGTCAACCGCATGGGTATTGCCCGTACGTTCCAGAACATCCGTCTGTTCAACACCATGACGGTGGAGGACAACGTCAAGGTCGGCCTGCACAACCAGGAGCGCTACTCCGGTTTTGAGGGCGTGCTGCGCCTGCCTACGTATTGGAAGCACGAGAAGGCCGCCCACGAGCGCGCCATGGAGCTGCTGTCCATTTTTGACATGGAGCACCTGGCAAATGAACAGGCCGGCTCGCTTCCTTACGGCGCTCAGCGTCGTCTGGAGATCGTTCGCGCGCTTGCCACCAACCCCAAACTGCTGCTGCTCGACGAGCCTGCCGCCGGCATGAACCCGTCCGAGACCGCGGAGCTCATGGAGAACATCGTCAAGATTCGCGACACCTTTGGTATCGCCATCATGCTTATCGAGCATGATATGTCGCTCGTTATGAACATCTGCGAGGGCATCTGCGTGCTCAACTTTGGTAAGGTCATCGCCAAGGGCACGGCCGAGGAGATCCAGAACAACGACGCTGTTATCGAGGCATATCTGGGCAAGCAGGATAAGGGGGAGAACTAA
- a CDS encoding copper homeostasis protein CutC: MLYEFCAENFERVPAAIDAGARRIELCDNLAVGGTTPSAGVISATTNYAHEHDARVMCMIRPRGGDFHYNQDELRMMEMDLGLAVSAGVDGLVFGCCKPCAGGWALDELTLGALVMAAGCATEECKRDPIDITFHMAFDQLSPEAQLDAIDTLADCGVTRILTHGGTAGTPIEDNFENLVRLIEYADDRLTILPGGGISTANRDTVAAALGVSELHGTKIVPLGV; this comes from the coding sequence ATGCTGTACGAGTTTTGTGCCGAGAACTTTGAGCGGGTGCCGGCGGCTATCGATGCCGGTGCAAGGCGTATCGAGCTGTGCGACAACCTTGCCGTTGGTGGCACTACGCCTTCGGCCGGCGTTATCAGCGCTACGACCAACTATGCTCACGAGCACGATGCACGGGTGATGTGCATGATTCGCCCGCGTGGCGGCGACTTTCACTACAACCAGGACGAGCTGCGTATGATGGAGATGGATCTGGGCCTTGCCGTAAGTGCGGGCGTTGACGGCTTGGTCTTTGGCTGCTGCAAGCCCTGCGCTGGCGGATGGGCGCTCGACGAACTTACGCTTGGCGCCCTCGTGATGGCTGCGGGCTGCGCGACCGAGGAGTGCAAGCGCGATCCTATCGACATCACTTTCCACATGGCGTTTGACCAGCTCTCGCCCGAGGCTCAGCTGGACGCCATTGACACGCTCGCCGACTGCGGCGTCACGCGCATTCTGACGCACGGTGGCACTGCCGGTACGCCGATCGAGGACAACTTCGAAAACCTGGTCCGCTTGATCGAGTACGCGGACGACCGCCTGACCATCCTTCCCGGTGGCGGCATTTCCACGGCCAACCGCGATACCGTGGCGGCGGCACTGGGCGTCTCCGAGCTCCATGGCACCAAGATCGTGCCGCTGGGGGTATAA
- a CDS encoding DUF4931 domain-containing protein translates to MALVFDVQQANGKPDDNRRPGTACPFCDTEELANIIRRDGDCIWLENKFKTLRATRQTVLIESSDHDADLVTYAPDELHHVMRFALDCWQRMIDSRQYRSVLMYKNKGPLSGGSLVHPHMQIVGLEQEDGYAALTSANFEGIDVWRQGRISVNISTEPIMGFFEVNVSAPQGIAASDDARDQAEADLFADAIQVALRYILNGHHGGRAESYNLFFYHLGGRTIAKALPRWVVSPYFVGYRLAQVNAETTLDIDAERLRAHLETLV, encoded by the coding sequence GTGGCGCTGGTATTTGACGTTCAGCAGGCGAACGGTAAGCCCGACGACAACCGTCGTCCCGGCACCGCGTGCCCCTTTTGCGATACCGAGGAACTCGCCAATATCATCCGGCGCGACGGTGACTGCATCTGGCTCGAGAATAAGTTTAAGACCTTGCGGGCCACTCGCCAGACCGTATTGATTGAGTCGTCCGACCATGACGCCGACCTGGTGACCTATGCGCCGGACGAGCTGCATCATGTTATGCGGTTTGCCCTGGATTGCTGGCAGCGGATGATTGACTCCCGGCAGTATCGCAGCGTTCTCATGTACAAGAACAAGGGCCCACTTTCGGGCGGCAGTCTGGTCCATCCGCACATGCAGATTGTGGGTTTGGAGCAGGAGGACGGCTATGCGGCGCTGACCTCAGCCAACTTTGAAGGCATCGATGTCTGGCGGCAGGGGAGAATCTCGGTCAACATCTCAACCGAGCCGATCATGGGATTCTTTGAGGTCAACGTCTCGGCTCCACAGGGAATCGCCGCCAGCGATGACGCACGAGACCAAGCCGAGGCGGATCTCTTTGCCGATGCGATCCAGGTAGCTCTGCGCTATATCCTAAACGGGCACCACGGTGGTCGCGCAGAGTCGTACAACTTGTTCTTCTATCACCTGGGCGGTCGGACCATTGCCAAGGCGCTGCCGCGTTGGGTGGTTTCGCCCTACTTTGTCGGCTATCGTTTGGCCCAGGTTAATGCCGAGACCACGCTCGATATCGATGCTGAGCGCCTGCGTGCGCATCTGGAAACGCTCGTATAG
- a CDS encoding bile acid:sodium symporter family protein: MKQWVGLGKFLAGHMQIIVPICVALGVLFPQQIGVLKPIVPTLFAFMTFQGALSNTFHQVTEVFRRPLHLVLALLVSAVLIPIAAYAMGSLFFGSNPNLVCGIVLEYSAPVAVTAFMWISMFGGNGPLALTIILTSSVISPVTIPLTLKLLLGATVSIDVPSMMQDMAFMIAIPAVLGIVINELTRGWGHEKLSPALSPACKFMMMGVIASNSTAMSEYVLHMNVERLEVALFILVFAISGFIIGVLIARALHLPYSETTTMCFTCGMRNISSGAVIATQYFPGEVVFPVMCGTLFQQVLASIIGHLFERLTGEERAAQRKRVEASRDAMER, translated from the coding sequence ATGAAGCAATGGGTTGGACTGGGCAAGTTTCTCGCGGGGCACATGCAGATCATCGTTCCGATTTGCGTGGCGCTCGGCGTGCTCTTTCCCCAACAGATTGGCGTACTCAAGCCCATCGTTCCCACCTTGTTTGCCTTTATGACGTTTCAGGGCGCGCTCAGCAACACCTTTCACCAGGTAACCGAGGTGTTCCGCCGTCCGTTGCACCTAGTCTTGGCGCTGCTCGTCTCGGCGGTGCTTATTCCCATCGCGGCGTATGCCATGGGGTCACTCTTCTTTGGCTCCAACCCCAACCTTGTCTGCGGCATCGTGCTCGAGTACAGCGCGCCCGTGGCCGTCACCGCTTTTATGTGGATCAGCATGTTCGGCGGCAACGGCCCGCTCGCGCTCACCATCATCCTGACGTCCTCGGTTATCTCCCCTGTGACGATTCCGCTCACGCTCAAGCTCCTGTTGGGCGCCACCGTCTCGATCGATGTGCCGAGCATGATGCAAGACATGGCCTTTATGATCGCCATCCCCGCTGTGCTCGGTATTGTCATCAATGAACTCACGCGCGGCTGGGGCCACGAGAAACTCTCTCCCGCGCTCTCGCCCGCCTGCAAGTTCATGATGATGGGTGTCATCGCGTCCAACTCCACCGCTATGAGCGAGTACGTGCTACACATGAATGTTGAGCGCTTAGAAGTCGCGCTCTTTATCCTGGTGTTCGCCATCAGCGGCTTTATCATCGGCGTCCTGATCGCCCGGGCCCTGCACCTGCCGTATAGCGAGACGACCACCATGTGCTTTACCTGCGGCATGCGCAACATCTCTTCGGGTGCCGTCATCGCCACGCAGTATTTTCCCGGCGAAGTGGTATTCCCCGTCATGTGCGGCACGCTGTTTCAGCAGGTGTTGGCCTCAATTATCGGACACCTCTTTGAGCGTCTGACCGGCGAGGAGCGCGCCGCCCAGCGCAAGCGGGTCGAGGCCAGCCGCGATGCCATGGAACGCTAG